A portion of the Corynebacterium rouxii genome contains these proteins:
- the lepB gene encoding signal peptidase I: MTESAARVLKVSSANNETASLTDGVETHDNDKKPLPWFVEIPLVVVVTLLVITLLQTFVGRVYMIPSQSMEPTLHGCAGCTGDRIYVDKLAYRFGEPEAGDVVVFAGTESWNTGFTTSRSENPLVRGVQNAGAFVGLVAPDENDLVKRIVATGGQTVQCLEGDEGIKVDGKVIDSSYTLMPPAYPVDQTTGSEACGGFYFGPIKVPEGNYFMMGDNRTNSADSRYHIGDQYQGTIPKENLKGKVQFKIFPFNRIGAVEDYDIQQ; the protein is encoded by the coding sequence ATGACTGAATCAGCTGCTAGAGTTCTCAAGGTGAGTTCAGCTAATAACGAGACTGCGTCCCTCACGGATGGCGTCGAAACGCACGACAATGACAAGAAGCCACTGCCATGGTTTGTGGAAATCCCTTTGGTCGTAGTGGTGACCCTTCTCGTGATCACCTTGCTTCAAACATTCGTCGGACGAGTCTATATGATCCCAAGTCAGTCAATGGAGCCGACGCTTCATGGATGTGCAGGGTGTACCGGAGACCGAATTTATGTAGATAAGCTGGCTTATCGTTTTGGTGAACCAGAAGCCGGCGACGTTGTAGTTTTTGCAGGTACAGAATCATGGAACACCGGATTTACCACTTCACGGTCAGAAAATCCTCTGGTTCGTGGAGTACAAAATGCGGGTGCTTTCGTCGGATTAGTAGCACCAGACGAAAACGACCTTGTGAAACGCATCGTAGCAACAGGGGGTCAAACGGTGCAGTGCCTTGAAGGCGATGAAGGCATCAAAGTAGACGGTAAAGTCATCGACTCGTCATATACTCTGATGCCACCAGCGTATCCGGTCGACCAGACCACAGGATCAGAGGCGTGCGGCGGCTTTTACTTCGGACCTATCAAGGTACCTGAAGGAAATTACTTCATGATGGGCGATAACCGGACAAACTCCGCGGATTCTCGTTACCACATTGGTGATCAGTATCAAGGCACCATCCCTAAAGAAAACCTCAAGGGGAAAGTTCAGTTCAAGATTTTCCCATTTAACCGTATTGGTGCAGTCGAGGATTACGATATCCAACAGTGA
- a CDS encoding ribonuclease HII — MITQEHYCALPAPKIRTLKHLRTFEVTLDKHGLGPVAGVDEAGRGSCCGPITIAACIMPQRPIAQLQALTDSKKLSAAKRAELYPLIKNDALAWSIVHISAAEIDRYGIQHANISGMRRAVEKLDVAPGYVLTDAMRVPGLRCPSLPIIGGDAAARCIAAASVLAKHSRDLIMNDLGAQYPEYGLEDHKGYGTKSHMDAVRHHGATPEHRYSYSNVKAAHNQWLQKKTQ, encoded by the coding sequence GTGATCACTCAAGAACACTACTGTGCGTTGCCAGCTCCCAAAATCCGGACGCTGAAGCATCTTCGAACCTTCGAAGTTACTTTGGATAAACATGGTCTTGGGCCGGTAGCAGGTGTCGACGAAGCTGGACGCGGTTCATGTTGCGGACCCATCACGATTGCGGCTTGTATTATGCCGCAGCGTCCCATCGCACAGCTTCAGGCACTTACAGACTCGAAAAAATTGAGTGCAGCAAAACGTGCGGAACTATATCCGCTGATAAAGAATGATGCACTGGCGTGGTCCATCGTCCACATCAGTGCTGCTGAAATTGATCGATATGGCATACAGCATGCCAACATTTCCGGCATGCGACGTGCCGTCGAAAAGCTTGATGTAGCACCTGGGTACGTGCTTACTGATGCCATGCGAGTACCTGGGCTGAGGTGTCCTTCGCTTCCCATTATTGGAGGTGACGCAGCAGCGCGGTGTATTGCTGCGGCAAGTGTTCTGGCAAAGCATTCGCGAGATCTCATTATGAATGATCTTGGCGCCCAATATCCCGAATATGGTTTGGAAGATCATAAAGGTTATGGGACGAAGAGTCACATGGATGCGGTGCGCCATCACGGCGCAACTCCTGAGCATCGATATAGTTATTCCAATGTGAAGGCAGCACACAACCAATGGCTGCAAAAAAAGACACAATAA
- the rplS gene encoding 50S ribosomal protein L19 — translation MNLLDKVDAASLRDDIPAFRPGDTLNVHVKVIEGSKSRIQIFKGVVIRRQGAGVRETFTIRKVSFGIGVERTFPVHTPNIDKIEVVTRGDVRRAKLYYLRDLRGKAAKIKEKR, via the coding sequence ATGAACCTTCTTGACAAGGTCGATGCAGCTTCGCTGCGCGACGATATCCCAGCTTTCCGCCCAGGTGATACCCTCAACGTTCACGTTAAGGTTATCGAGGGTAGCAAGTCCCGTATCCAGATCTTCAAGGGTGTAGTCATTCGTCGTCAGGGTGCTGGCGTTCGCGAGACTTTCACCATCCGTAAGGTTTCCTTCGGTATCGGTGTTGAGCGTACCTTCCCAGTACACACCCCTAACATCGACAAGATCGAGGTTGTTACCCGCGGTGACGTTCGTCGTGCGAAGCTGTACTACCTGCGCGACCTGCGTGGTAAAGCAGCCAAGATCAAGGAAAAGCGCTAA
- a CDS encoding YraN family protein: MAARHNHYLAVLGEDFVAQQYANEGYDITARNVAFSVGEIDIIATSPQGEVVFIEVKTRSSSLMDAAEAVTPTKMRKIHRAASIWLQGKPFADIRFDVVAVHVDEYGELDMTRYQGVEYGAC, translated from the coding sequence ATGGCAGCTAGGCATAATCACTACTTAGCAGTTCTCGGTGAAGATTTCGTGGCACAGCAATATGCAAACGAAGGTTATGACATAACAGCACGCAATGTGGCATTTTCGGTGGGGGAGATCGACATTATCGCCACGAGTCCTCAAGGAGAAGTAGTGTTCATCGAGGTAAAAACTCGTTCATCTTCACTCATGGATGCTGCTGAGGCCGTCACACCAACCAAAATGCGGAAGATTCACAGGGCTGCTTCGATATGGCTTCAAGGGAAACCATTTGCAGATATTCGCTTCGACGTCGTTGCTGTTCACGTCGATGAATATGGTGAGTTAGATATGACGCGTTACCAAGGGGTGGAATATGGGGCTTGCTAA
- a CDS encoding DUF2469 domain-containing protein, with translation MSAEELDNYEAEVELSLYREYRDVVSQFSYVVETERRFYLANAVELIPHTQGGDVYYEVRMSDAWVWDMYRSARFVRYVRVITYKDVNIEELDKPDLVIPE, from the coding sequence ATGAGCGCTGAAGAGCTCGATAATTATGAGGCAGAAGTTGAACTGTCCTTGTACCGCGAATACCGAGATGTGGTTAGCCAATTTTCGTACGTGGTAGAAACCGAGCGGCGCTTTTACCTTGCCAATGCAGTAGAACTGATCCCGCATACCCAAGGTGGGGATGTGTACTACGAAGTTCGGATGTCAGATGCGTGGGTTTGGGACATGTACCGGTCAGCGCGATTTGTTCGCTATGTCCGAGTGATCACCTATAAAGACGTCAACATCGAAGAACTCGATAAGCCTGATCTCGTTATCCCAGAATAA
- a CDS encoding YifB family Mg chelatase-like AAA ATPase, translated as MGLAKTRSAAISGVTGVIVDVETNIGAGLPGTYIVGLADAAVAEARQRIKTAVNNSGLPWPKTKVIVNLSPASLRKNGAQFDLGICMAIMAASGIHNSDCRDIENTLFLGEIGLDGAIKPISGLVPALLAARSAEIKNVVIPWGNAAEAMAVIDGSAMNVLVARSISETTEWLKGKDDLIAAHDVVLDGCVTKTQPHKVGDMQDVVGQSDAKKAAEIAAAGGHNLVMIGPPGSGKSMIAQRMAGLLPALTHAEMIEATAIHSVMGQAFNGPMTHPPFVAPHHSITKAALLGGGSGNLQPGAASLAHTGVLFLDEVSEIPANILDCLRMPLECGEIKIMRHRREVTFPARFQLVMATNPCRCAAELPTECRCNATTRARYLNNISGPLRDRLDLFVRTHAQGAVISDANQESSKSIAERVQSARERSEHRWRSAGFTVTTNAAMDPYHLRRHFPADEASMALLSSYLGDGELSQRGVDRALKVAWTLCDLEGKTRPDLGHTAYALELRDDCIRENAA; from the coding sequence ATGGGGCTTGCTAAAACTCGATCAGCGGCAATCTCGGGGGTTACAGGCGTTATCGTTGACGTTGAGACCAATATCGGAGCTGGTTTACCTGGCACCTATATCGTTGGGCTTGCCGACGCTGCGGTTGCAGAAGCGCGTCAACGAATCAAAACTGCTGTGAATAACTCGGGGCTACCGTGGCCGAAAACCAAAGTGATAGTCAACCTTTCCCCAGCATCGTTACGAAAAAATGGTGCGCAATTCGACCTAGGAATATGTATGGCCATCATGGCCGCTTCGGGGATACATAACTCTGATTGCCGCGATATCGAAAACACACTGTTTCTAGGGGAAATCGGCCTAGATGGTGCGATTAAACCGATTTCTGGATTAGTGCCAGCATTGTTGGCTGCACGTAGCGCCGAAATAAAGAATGTGGTCATTCCGTGGGGAAACGCTGCTGAAGCTATGGCGGTAATTGATGGTTCGGCAATGAACGTTCTTGTTGCGCGCTCGATTAGCGAGACAACCGAATGGCTCAAGGGCAAAGATGACTTGATTGCGGCTCATGATGTGGTACTTGATGGGTGCGTAACTAAAACGCAGCCGCACAAAGTGGGCGATATGCAAGATGTTGTGGGACAAAGTGATGCAAAGAAGGCCGCCGAAATTGCCGCTGCCGGTGGCCACAACCTTGTTATGATTGGGCCACCAGGTTCCGGAAAATCCATGATTGCTCAACGCATGGCTGGCCTTCTACCTGCTCTTACACATGCAGAAATGATAGAAGCGACAGCGATTCACTCGGTTATGGGGCAAGCCTTCAACGGGCCCATGACACACCCACCGTTTGTAGCGCCACATCATTCCATTACTAAGGCAGCACTATTAGGCGGAGGATCAGGAAACCTTCAACCCGGAGCTGCCAGCTTGGCACATACTGGTGTTTTGTTTCTTGATGAAGTTAGCGAGATACCAGCAAACATTCTTGATTGCTTACGAATGCCATTGGAATGCGGTGAAATCAAAATCATGCGGCATCGTCGCGAAGTTACCTTTCCTGCACGTTTTCAACTGGTAATGGCCACAAACCCGTGCCGTTGCGCAGCGGAGCTTCCAACCGAGTGCCGATGTAACGCAACAACACGAGCACGGTATTTGAACAATATTTCGGGGCCACTGCGCGATCGCCTTGATCTTTTTGTACGTACTCATGCTCAAGGTGCAGTGATTTCAGATGCAAACCAAGAGTCCAGTAAGTCGATTGCAGAACGAGTTCAAAGTGCTCGTGAGCGTAGCGAACATCGCTGGCGCAGTGCAGGTTTTACTGTAACAACCAATGCTGCGATGGATCCGTACCACCTTCGGCGACATTTCCCCGCAGATGAGGCATCGATGGCACTTCTTAGCTCCTATCTTGGCGACGGTGAACTGAGCCAACGCGGAGTTGATCGTGCACTGAAAGTTGCTTGGACACTGTGTGATTTGGAAGGAAAAACACGTCCTGACTTAGGACACACAGCGTATGCACTGGAGCTACGCGATGATTGTATTAGGGAGAATGCCGCATGA
- a CDS encoding tyrosine recombinase XerC yields MPAQLTELIDDFCEYLELGLGRSPATVRSYKSDLIGFANRFATLDRFTLDNVREWLAQAVVDGKSRATIARRTASIKAFSGWLLRNGYSDIDVAARLVAPKVQRTLPTVVSERTMTNIVEEPASTTEDTFVRDRAICELLYASGIRVSELCGLNTGDVDLKRQTARVTGKGNKQRIVPFGDKAAAALSHWLNGVRSEMLISAGYSSGVDALFVGVRGKRIDPRQVRRIVETSGQEHGIGGLAPHALRHTAATHLLDNGADLRVVQEMLGHSSLNTTQIYTHVSTQRLKEAYKNAHPRAYKNL; encoded by the coding sequence ATGCCAGCCCAACTAACCGAACTTATTGACGATTTCTGTGAGTATCTGGAATTGGGCTTAGGGCGATCACCGGCTACTGTCCGTTCTTACAAAAGTGACCTCATTGGTTTTGCGAATCGATTTGCTACCTTGGATCGATTTACGTTGGACAATGTGCGAGAGTGGTTGGCACAAGCGGTAGTAGATGGTAAATCTCGTGCAACTATCGCGCGTCGTACTGCGTCGATAAAAGCTTTTAGTGGATGGCTGCTGCGTAATGGCTACAGCGATATAGATGTGGCTGCACGGTTGGTAGCGCCAAAGGTACAACGCACATTGCCTACGGTGGTAAGTGAACGCACCATGACGAATATCGTCGAAGAGCCGGCTTCTACGACTGAAGATACTTTTGTTCGTGATCGTGCTATCTGTGAGCTGCTGTATGCATCGGGAATTCGCGTATCTGAGCTTTGCGGATTGAATACTGGTGATGTTGATCTCAAACGTCAGACTGCTCGAGTAACAGGTAAGGGAAATAAGCAACGCATTGTTCCATTTGGAGACAAAGCTGCAGCGGCGCTTTCTCATTGGCTGAATGGAGTGCGTAGTGAAATGTTGATTTCTGCCGGATACTCGAGTGGAGTGGATGCGTTATTTGTGGGTGTGCGTGGTAAAAGGATCGATCCACGCCAAGTGCGACGAATCGTGGAAACCTCTGGCCAAGAACATGGAATAGGCGGCCTAGCTCCTCACGCATTGCGGCATACAGCGGCAACGCATCTGCTCGATAATGGAGCCGATCTCAGAGTTGTGCAAGAGATGCTGGGCCATTCATCGCTGAATACCACTCAGATATATACACATGTAAGTACTCAACGGCTCAAAGAAGCATATAAAAATGCACATCCCCGTGCGTATAAAAACTTGTAG
- the dprA gene encoding DNA-processing protein DprA: MNRLEAWAYLSRVFEGPSRSLQQLLETESDVEKIAWGIKKREAWLGPILPETASRYSVSSEKQDLTTIKNLGGRLVTPDDDEWPREKIETAFGFAASGTSSLVRSYQSDAVAPHALWVRGAPLSTIVDRSVAVVGTRAMSHYGKNATSMLAAGIADHHWTIISGGALGVDTVAHTEALQRQKPTVAVCARGLDAPYPRKNAELLRSIAENGCVVSEYAPGLTPHRHRFLTRNRLVAALSQGTVAVEAAWRSGALNTLSWASALGRVAMAVPGPVTNTGSLGCHERIRNKEAELVCSAEEILALVGTLGEFDPNGQYELQFAADPIQSLSRNEMRVFDSLDTNLQPTDMVATAAGIPIGLSVHILRDLEKKQLVMREGAHWRRC, from the coding sequence ATGAACAGGTTAGAAGCGTGGGCATATTTGTCTCGAGTTTTTGAAGGACCTAGCAGATCACTCCAGCAGCTTTTAGAGACAGAATCCGATGTAGAAAAAATCGCATGGGGGATCAAAAAGAGAGAAGCGTGGCTTGGGCCCATCTTGCCTGAGACAGCTTCGCGCTATTCAGTCTCATCAGAAAAACAGGATCTAACTACAATCAAGAATCTCGGTGGCAGGCTTGTCACTCCTGATGATGATGAATGGCCACGGGAAAAAATCGAGACTGCATTTGGTTTTGCTGCCTCTGGCACCAGCTCCCTAGTGCGCTCATATCAATCCGATGCAGTTGCCCCCCATGCCCTCTGGGTTCGGGGTGCACCGTTATCGACGATAGTTGACCGTAGCGTGGCCGTCGTTGGTACCCGTGCTATGAGTCACTATGGCAAGAATGCAACCTCAATGTTGGCAGCGGGGATTGCCGATCATCATTGGACGATAATTTCAGGAGGAGCTCTAGGTGTAGACACCGTAGCCCACACCGAAGCTCTGCAACGGCAAAAGCCCACAGTAGCAGTATGTGCACGTGGACTTGATGCACCTTATCCGCGTAAAAACGCAGAACTATTACGTTCAATTGCTGAAAACGGATGCGTAGTCAGTGAATACGCGCCGGGATTAACGCCTCATCGCCACCGTTTCTTGACCCGCAATAGGCTAGTAGCTGCATTATCTCAAGGAACCGTGGCCGTTGAAGCTGCATGGCGTTCTGGTGCACTTAACACTCTTAGCTGGGCAAGCGCTTTAGGAAGAGTTGCAATGGCTGTGCCTGGGCCAGTGACAAATACTGGTTCATTAGGTTGCCATGAGCGCATTAGAAATAAAGAGGCCGAATTGGTGTGTAGCGCTGAGGAAATTCTTGCTTTGGTAGGAACGTTGGGCGAGTTTGACCCCAATGGGCAATATGAGCTGCAGTTCGCAGCTGATCCAATTCAAAGCTTGAGTAGGAATGAAATGAGAGTCTTTGATTCGCTGGATACAAATCTTCAGCCCACTGACATGGTTGCAACAGCTGCTGGTATTCCGATTGGACTTAGCGTTCATATTCTGCGTGATCTAGAAAAGAAGCAGCTCGTCATGCGCGAGGGGGCCCACTGGCGTAGATGCTAA